One Citrus sinensis cultivar Valencia sweet orange chromosome 5, DVS_A1.0, whole genome shotgun sequence genomic window, TTCTTGCACCCCATTTAGTGACACTAAACTCAGTGTCAATAAAGAATGTTACGGATACCAAAATAGTATCAGAGAAAGTCATTTTTTTACTAGTacacaacataaaaatttacatggAGGACTCCTATACTGGAGAAAAACTACAGCCGCtaatgagagaaaaatctattatgtaaaaaattattacaatcacTGTAATATTTTCCTCACACCCAATCTCTCAATAGGCTTACCGTTTCTCTCACACTAAAAACTGTTTACTTGTagaaaaaactaattattGAGTTATGCAAATAAGTGAACCTAACCTACCAAtatatagtgattattttttgtagaagtatttcttttcttatacTAGTTGTATTCCTCCTCGAGTTAAGTCGCAAAGAggaaattacttattttttaaataggaGTTTCctgaataagaaaaattattaaataagaaaagcgTAGGAAATATCTTAATTTAGGATTTACAAATTCTCATTAAAAAAGGAGACATATTTCCTaacatatatgtatacatGGTCCTTACATCCTTGATTGTAGATGTCTTTTCTtgcattataaaaatatctattTTCTCTCCTCTCACTTCTAATGTTAAAATGTCTATTGTGTCTCTTCTCTtgtcaaattcttctttttccttaaaaCTCTTTCTAcagtttttgttaaattttgtaGCAATTATTTTTGATCCGGGATCTTAAAGTGCGGGAAAAGTCCGAGAAATCTTTAAAATTGCGAGGTTTTAAAGGCTTATAACTTGAAGCGTTTAAACCACACGGTTTATGCGTTTTCCCGAACGTTCCCGCACTTTATAATTCTGAATTacaacatttatatatatatatatatatatatatatatatatatatatatatatatatatatatatgtatgtatgtatgtatgtatgtatgtatgtatgtatgtatgtatattgaGAAATAACTTCTTAGGttgtttctattatttttgatGTGGTTATACATATGATCTGCATATGCTGAGATATCTAATTATAGAAGTTACTGGAAAATTAGTACTCAGATTATTTGATTCAAATTgtttgatgatttcttcattaaTCTAGGGGTCTTAataaagaagttttaaaaatcttgAAGTGCAATTTTTGAATGGTTTGCTATCCATCACTTTGGTATGATACTAATTGAAGATGTTCAAGAATTTGTTATGCATTTctaagtaaattaacattcTAATAATccacaaaatttatatacttttatttttatatataaatatgatattaaattttacaataaaccTGGAAAAATTGGAATTCCTGTTGAAGGAATCCATTTATTGCctgaaatgaatttttttactgTGAAGTTTTCTGCTTCCAAGCGCTTTGTTATTCTAAATCCTTTCCAACGGACCCTACCAGTAGTTTTAGAGCCACGTCCTCTGTTATTGTATTCAGCATAGTAAATGGTGTCCACGCTCTGTCCTTGCCATTCAAGCCAACCTTCAGGGTCAATTATTTCATCAAGAAAAGTTTGCAAGATTACTGTTCTTGAATAATTTCTCCACGGTCGTCCCATGTATGTCTTGATTGATGTTCTGTTCTCAGAGAAGTCTTCTGCAGCAGTTATGGTGCAATTATGAATGATTATTCCTCCATTTCCCTCAGGTTTTTCTCGTCCTTCGGCCGTGATTGTCTTTACATTCCCACCAAGGAAACGAAcgtagatattaaaattttggaacaCTGCACTTGCGTCTCcgaatataaaatcaattgtaCCATAG contains:
- the LOC102615000 gene encoding pectinesterase 2-like; translated protein: MSQGQITQRIDVIVAQDGSGNYTKISDAILAAPSFRRKPYYIKIKEGNYTEYVVVGREKTNLVLIGNGINNTIISVNKSHGKDHLSTYQTATVAIKGAGFVAMNITFENTAGPDQETGQAVELVSEVDSAFYRCKLDGYQDTLYAKSNKQFYRECDIYGTIDFIFGDASAVFQNFNIYVRFLGGNVKTITAEGREKPEGNGGIIIHNCTITAAEDFSENRTSIKTYMGRPWRNYSRTVILQTFLDEIIDPEGWLEWQGQSVDTIYYAEYNNRGRGSKTTGRVRWKGFRITKRLEAENFTVKKFISGNKWIPSTGIPIFPGLL